The following is a genomic window from Leptospira selangorensis.
GAGAAGCCAAAAACATTATGGGTTCGGATCTTGTGGTTACGAGCCCTTCTCCGCTAACCTCTGAACAAACAGCGTTTCTTTCGAAGGAATTGCCAAAAGGAAGCAAATTATCCGAATTAGTGCAGTTCCCTTCTATGCTTCGCAACCCGAATTCACAAGATTCTAGCTTATCTTTGATCAAGGCAATCCAAGGTGATTATCCGTATTTTGGAGAGTTAGAAACAGAACCTAAAGGACTTTTCCGCAAATTAAAACCGGGTGAGATACTCCTAGAAAGCGGACTGATCAAAAATTTAAAACTTAAGATAGGTTCTAAAGTTCAACTGGGGGAAAGTAACTTTGTATTAAGAGGAAGTATCTTAAAAGAGCCGGGAATGGCAGGAAACTTTCTCTCCATGGCACCAAGCTCCATTATAAAAAAAGAATCTTTAGCAGAAACAGGATTAGAACAAAGAGGCTCTCGGATCAGCTACCAAGTCCCCATCCTTCTTCCTAACGGAACGGATGCGAATGTTTTCAAAAAAAGTAAATTTTCAGAATTCGCTAAAAACGATCTTATCTTATACGAAAGCACGGAAGCAAACTCCGGATCCCAAAAATTCCTTACCAACACGTTGGATTTCTTTTCCTTATTGGCATTATGTGCATTCTTCTTGGGAGGGATCTCTATCCTTCTCACCAGCAGAGCGGTCGTAAGATCAAAATCCACTACATTCGCCGTTTATAAATGTTTAGGAGCAGGACCGAACTTAGTTTTGGGCCTTGTACTTTCCGAACTTCTAATATTATCCACGATTGGCGCTTTATTAGGATTTTTATTCGGAAGTTTTTTACAAACTCAAATCCCGAATATGGCGGATAAAGAATTCCTTTTCGAACCAAAATTGATCCCGGATCTAAAAGCATTTTTCTGGGCATTCGTTTTAGCTTGGGTAGTCCCCTTAGTTTCCGCATGGGAAAGTCTTTCCACTACTCGAAACTTAAGCCCGATGTATGCTCTTAAATCCGATTTTGCAAATGAACTTTCTTCTGTTCCAAAACTAAAATTAAAACAGTCGATCTCATTTATAGCGGTCTTCGGATTGTTTTTCGCATTAGCTTGGTGGGAAACTGGAGATTGGATCAAAGGATTAATGTTATGTGCGACCCTACTCTTCCTGCCTGTGGTTGTGTATCTTGGAATTTTAGGAATTCGTTTTGCGATTAGATTTCTTTTACAAAGATCTGAGTTTTCCGCAAGTGTAAGAATGGCATTAAGAAAACTAGATAGACCTAGAACAGGGCTTTCATGGGTTTCTGTAGGACTCGGTTCTTCAGTTTTCGTTCTATTACTTAGTATTTTTCTGAGTGATAGCCTATTAGAATATAGCGGCGCAAAAGACAAGGAAAGAAGACCCAATATGTTCGTATTGGATATACGACCAGAACAACTGGAAAGTTTCCAACAAACGGCAGAAAAGTATAAAGTCGAAAAACTTTTAACTGCTCCTGTAATCGGAGCAAGACTCACTCATGTAAACGGAGAGCTTGTTAAAAAAGAAGATATGGAACTTTCCGCACTCAGAAGAGATTGGAGATCCACGGCAAGGACCAGAGAATATTTCTTATCTTATCGAGAGAATTTATATCCTACTGAAAAAGTCACCGATGGTGATTTTTGGAGAAAAGGAGAAGAAGACCAGATCTCAGTCGAAAAAGAATTTTCTAAAAATTTAAAAGTGGATTTAGGAGATAAACTTTCCTTCTCCATCGGCGGGGTAGAAGTTACCGGAACCATCCGAAATTTCAGGACCGTCAACTGGTCCGACATGAGACCGAACTTTGTGGTCCTATTCTCAAAAGGGATCTTAGAAAAGGCTCCTAAGTTTTATCTGAGTTCTTTTTTGTTGGAATCTTCCGATTCCAGATATTCTCTTCAAAAAGAATTATCGAATGAATTTCCGAACCTTACGATCGTAGACACTGAAAAGGCAGTTCAGTCTTTTTTAGGAATTTTAGAAAAGATGTCTTTTGCGATCCGTTGGATGACAGGACTGATCGTTTTATCTTCACTATTATTGATACTTTCTTCTTTGGAGTTGAGTAGAAAGGAAAGATTGGAAGAAACCTCCCTTTTGCGAATCATAGGTGGAACCAAAACATTCTTACGAAAATACTTTTTGGTGGAATCCTTGCTTCTCGCTAATTTATCTTTCGCTTTAGCTTTTGTTTTAGTCTGGGGAGTTTCTTCTTATATGTCTGAGATCATATTTGAGATACAAGCGAGTGTTCCTTGGTTGGAAATAGGTATCTTTTATATTTCTCTGAATATTGCAGTGGTAGGAATGTATTTCGGTGCCTTAAGGAACGAGTGGAAAAGAAGCCCTACTTTGTATCTGAAAGAAGTTTAAATTAGGATGGGAAGTAATCTGAGGAATGTCCAACGCTTGAGTAGATGAAGAACTTTAAGGCGTCCGTAGGATGAAATAAATTATTTCGGCCTGGTCATACGGGCCAAAAGATCTTCCGGCTTAGAATCCAATCTCACTGAGCAAAC
Proteins encoded in this region:
- a CDS encoding ABC transporter permease, coding for MNIRFFLRVMFREIFSKKTSSLQIILAITIGTGAVLAVHSYRDQFTSSIIREAKNIMGSDLVVTSPSPLTSEQTAFLSKELPKGSKLSELVQFPSMLRNPNSQDSSLSLIKAIQGDYPYFGELETEPKGLFRKLKPGEILLESGLIKNLKLKIGSKVQLGESNFVLRGSILKEPGMAGNFLSMAPSSIIKKESLAETGLEQRGSRISYQVPILLPNGTDANVFKKSKFSEFAKNDLILYESTEANSGSQKFLTNTLDFFSLLALCAFFLGGISILLTSRAVVRSKSTTFAVYKCLGAGPNLVLGLVLSELLILSTIGALLGFLFGSFLQTQIPNMADKEFLFEPKLIPDLKAFFWAFVLAWVVPLVSAWESLSTTRNLSPMYALKSDFANELSSVPKLKLKQSISFIAVFGLFFALAWWETGDWIKGLMLCATLLFLPVVVYLGILGIRFAIRFLLQRSEFSASVRMALRKLDRPRTGLSWVSVGLGSSVFVLLLSIFLSDSLLEYSGAKDKERRPNMFVLDIRPEQLESFQQTAEKYKVEKLLTAPVIGARLTHVNGELVKKEDMELSALRRDWRSTARTREYFLSYRENLYPTEKVTDGDFWRKGEEDQISVEKEFSKNLKVDLGDKLSFSIGGVEVTGTIRNFRTVNWSDMRPNFVVLFSKGILEKAPKFYLSSFLLESSDSRYSLQKELSNEFPNLTIVDTEKAVQSFLGILEKMSFAIRWMTGLIVLSSLLLILSSLELSRKERLEETSLLRIIGGTKTFLRKYFLVESLLLANLSFALAFVLVWGVSSYMSEIIFEIQASVPWLEIGIFYISLNIAVVGMYFGALRNEWKRSPTLYLKEV